A window from Clupea harengus chromosome 14, Ch_v2.0.2, whole genome shotgun sequence encodes these proteins:
- the LOC105908166 gene encoding C3a anaphylatoxin chemotactic receptor-like, which translates to MDNSSSNGTTNLKPTQTSLTSIQTFCIVLYCVIFVLGVTGNGLVIYVTGFKMKTTVNSIWFLNLALADFLFTLFLIFNIISLSLNYEWPFGDFLCKFTSLVQVITMFVSIFLLTAISLDRCLTIWVVVWSHNKRTPNKARLICVLVWLLSLGCSIPFVITRGAINNKCRKTSDALTTKSLAIFRFVIGFLIPFLVITCCYVAIGVRANRTQRRKKMRPFLIILTVILAFFICWLPIQIIELIMTDQIYIHSINKQLFNSDVFNMAKKGMTVAVSLAFLNSCINPFLYIFMCEEFQKKLKRSVLLMLEHAFAEEQLGYFSSQFSVGSRQSVSSGSMHRKATLTSLMTFERSPSVGE; encoded by the exons ATGG ACAACTCATCAAGCAATGGAACAACAAACTTGAAACCGACTCAAACATCTCTCACCTCCATACAGACATTTTGCATTGTCTTGTACtgtgtcatatttgtattgGGTGTTACTGGCAATGGCCTTGTTATCTACGTGACAGGCTTCAAGATGAAGACCACGGTTAACTCTATCTGGTTCCTGAATCTGGCACTGGCTGATTTCCTTTTCACGTTGTTCCTTATTTTCAACATCATCAGTCTTTCTCTCAATTATGAATGGCCCTTTGGAGATTTCCTGTGCAAGTTCACCAGTCTAGTTCAAGTGATAACTATGTTTGTGAGCATCTTCCTACTTACAGCCATCAGTTTGGACCGTTGCTTGACTATATGGGTGGTAGTTTGGTCTCACAACAAGCGTACTCCAAACAAAGCCAGGCtcatttgtgtgttagtgtggctCCTCTCCCTGGGGTGCAGCATTCCCTTTGTAATCACACGCGGTGCTATCAACAACAAGTGTCGCAAGACTTCAGATGCGCTCACAACCAAGAGCCTTGCAATATTCCGTTTTGTGATTGGGTTTCTGATCCCTTTCCTCGTAATCACATGCTGTTACGTGGCCATTGGTGTCCGTGCAAACCGAAcccagaggaggaagaagatgaggCCTTTCCTCATCATCCTGACAGTCATCTTGGCCTTCTTCATCTGCTGGCTACCCATCCAAATCATTGAGCTAATTATGACAGATCAGATATACATTCACAGCATAAACAAACAGCTCTTCAACAGTGATGTGTTCAACATGGCCAAAAAAGGAATGACGGTGGCGGTCAGCTTGGCCTTCCTCAACAGCTGCATAAACCCCTTTCTGTACATATTCATGTGTGAGGAGTTCCAGAAGAAGCTGAAGCGCTCTGTGTTGCTGATGCTGGAGCATGCCTTTGCCGAGGAGCAGCTGGGTTACTTCTCCTCTCAGTTCTCGGTCGGGTCACGCCAGTCCGTTTCTTCAGGCTCCATGCACAGAAAAGCAACACTGACCTCCCTGATGACCTTTGAGAGAAGTCCATCCGTGGGAGAGTGA